A genome region from Streptomyces sp. S4.7 includes the following:
- the yvcK gene encoding uridine diphosphate-N-acetylglucosamine-binding protein YvcK — MTGRNFRLRRLRRAAPALAGRGRGAQPKVVALGGGMGLSASLTALRRITGDLTAVVTVADDGGSSGRLREELGVLPPGDLRKALAALCGDDDWGQTWARVIQHRFQSRGDLHEHAVGNLLIVALWEQLGDHVLALDLVGKLLGAHGRVLPMSAVPLELQALVRGHDPARPDDIETVRGQATVALTRGEVQSVHLVPNDPPAVPEAVAAVLDADWVVLGPGSWFSSVIPHLLVPELLDALVETKARRVLSLNLAPQPGETDGFSPQRHLEVLGRHAPKLALDVVLADEAAVPDSESLSDAAQRLGAAVELAPVARPDGVPKHDPELLAAAYDRIFRMHGRIGPWR, encoded by the coding sequence GTGACCGGACGCAACTTCCGGCTGCGTCGGCTGCGCAGGGCCGCACCGGCGCTGGCCGGGCGTGGGCGCGGTGCTCAGCCCAAGGTCGTCGCGCTCGGCGGCGGCATGGGGCTGTCGGCCTCCCTGACGGCGCTGCGCCGGATCACCGGCGACCTCACGGCCGTCGTCACGGTCGCCGACGACGGCGGCTCCAGCGGCCGGCTCCGCGAGGAGCTGGGCGTGCTGCCGCCCGGCGATCTGCGCAAGGCGCTGGCCGCGCTGTGCGGCGACGACGACTGGGGCCAGACCTGGGCCCGGGTCATCCAGCACCGCTTCCAGTCCAGGGGCGACCTGCACGAGCACGCCGTCGGCAATCTGCTGATCGTCGCCCTCTGGGAACAGCTCGGCGACCATGTCCTGGCCCTGGACCTGGTCGGCAAGCTCCTCGGTGCCCACGGCCGGGTGCTGCCGATGTCGGCGGTGCCGCTGGAGCTCCAGGCGCTCGTACGGGGCCACGACCCGGCCCGTCCGGACGACATCGAGACCGTACGGGGACAGGCCACCGTCGCCCTGACCCGCGGCGAGGTGCAGTCCGTGCATCTCGTGCCGAACGACCCGCCGGCGGTCCCCGAGGCCGTCGCCGCCGTCCTGGACGCCGACTGGGTGGTGCTCGGCCCCGGCTCCTGGTTCTCCTCCGTGATCCCCCATCTGCTGGTGCCCGAGCTGCTCGACGCGCTCGTCGAGACGAAGGCCCGCCGGGTCCTCTCGCTGAACCTCGCGCCGCAACCCGGTGAAACCGATGGCTTCTCACCGCAGCGTCATTTGGAGGTTTTGGGACGACACGCCCCTAAACTCGCCCTGGACGTGGTGCTTGCCGACGAGGCCGCCGTGCCCGACAGCGAATCACTCTCCGATGCCGCGCAGCGGCTCGGTGCCGCGGTCGAGCTGGCTCCCGTGGCCCGGCCGGACGGGGTTCCGAAGCATGACCCGGAGCTGTTGGCCGCCGCGTACGACCGTATTTTCCGGATGCATGGAAGGATCGGCCCATGGCGATGA
- a CDS encoding Rieske (2Fe-2S) protein yields the protein MPARPTPRRTVLKGVALAGAAGVGVAACSTESEVGNAVVPTPTAPVDLGAADAVPVGGVKLYREERLVVSCPAEGQYKAFSAQCTHAGCALDKVEGTEGNCPCHGSRFDVTTGEATKGPATVPLPEVPISVKDGRLVAGSDA from the coding sequence ATGCCCGCCCGGCCCACCCCCCGTCGTACCGTCCTGAAGGGGGTCGCACTCGCAGGTGCGGCCGGTGTCGGTGTGGCCGCCTGTTCCACCGAGTCGGAGGTGGGCAACGCCGTGGTGCCGACCCCGACGGCCCCGGTCGACCTCGGCGCGGCCGACGCGGTGCCGGTCGGCGGCGTCAAGCTCTACCGCGAGGAGCGTCTGGTGGTGAGCTGTCCCGCCGAGGGCCAGTACAAGGCGTTCAGCGCGCAGTGCACCCACGCGGGCTGCGCGCTCGACAAGGTGGAGGGCACGGAGGGCAACTGTCCCTGTCACGGCAGCCGGTTCGACGTCACGACGGGCGAGGCCACGAAGGGCCCGGCGACGGTCCCGCTGCCCGAGGTGCCGATCAGCGTCAAGGACGGCAGGCTCGTCGCGGGCTCCGACGCCTGA
- the uvrC gene encoding excinuclease ABC subunit UvrC, which yields MADPSSYRPKPGQIPDSPGVYKFRDDHRRVIYVGKAKSLRPRLSSYFQDLANLHPRTRTMVTTAASVEWTVVSTEVEALQLEYSWIKEYDPRFNVKYRDDKSYPYLAVTLNEEFPRVQVMRGAKKKGVRYFGPYGHAWAIRETVDLMLRVFPVRTCSAGVFKNAERTGRPCLLGYIGKCSAPCVGRVTPDEHRQLAEEFCDFMAGRTGAYIRRLEQRMAIAAEDMEYEKAGRLRDDIGALRRAMEKSAVVLADATDADLIAVAEDELEAAVQIFHVRGGRVRGQRGWVTDKVEAVDTAGLVEHALQQLYGEQIGDSVPKEVLVPALPEDPRATEALGQWLSERRGSQVSLRIPQRGDKKDLMATVGRNAQQSLVLHKTKRASDLTTRSRALEEIAAALGLDSVPLRIECFDISHLQGDDVVASMVVFEDGLARKGEYRRFQIKGFEGQDDVRSMHEVIGRRFRRYLAEKERTGEWTEEEEGPADQDPTSTAEYGENGETGEAAETGETGRNGRSGPSLKDDDGRPRRFAYPPQLVVVDGGQPQVAAAKRAMDELGIDDVAVCGLAKRLEEVWVPDDDDPVVLPRSSEGLYLLQRVRDEAHRFAITYQRAKRAKRIRSSPLDDVPGLGETRKQALIKHFGSVKKLRQATIEQICEVPGLGRKTAESVAVALAQAAPAAPAVNTATGEIMEDDGGSTHD from the coding sequence ATGGCCGACCCCTCCAGCTACCGCCCCAAGCCGGGACAGATCCCCGACTCCCCGGGGGTCTACAAATTCCGCGACGATCACCGCCGGGTGATCTACGTCGGGAAGGCCAAGAGCCTGCGTCCCCGGCTCTCCAGCTACTTCCAGGACCTCGCGAATCTCCACCCGCGCACCCGCACGATGGTCACCACGGCCGCGTCCGTCGAGTGGACCGTCGTCTCCACCGAGGTCGAGGCGCTCCAGCTGGAGTACTCGTGGATCAAGGAGTACGACCCCCGGTTCAACGTCAAGTACCGCGACGACAAGAGCTATCCGTATCTCGCGGTCACGCTGAACGAGGAGTTCCCGCGCGTGCAGGTGATGCGCGGTGCCAAGAAGAAGGGCGTGCGCTACTTCGGTCCGTACGGCCACGCCTGGGCGATCCGCGAGACCGTCGACCTGATGCTCCGTGTCTTTCCCGTACGCACCTGCTCCGCCGGAGTGTTCAAGAACGCGGAGCGCACCGGACGCCCCTGTCTCCTCGGCTACATCGGCAAGTGCTCGGCGCCCTGCGTCGGCCGTGTCACCCCGGACGAGCACCGTCAACTGGCCGAGGAGTTCTGTGACTTCATGGCCGGCCGCACCGGCGCCTACATCCGCCGTCTGGAGCAGCGGATGGCGATCGCCGCCGAGGACATGGAGTACGAGAAGGCGGGCCGGCTGCGCGACGACATAGGGGCGCTGCGCCGGGCGATGGAGAAGAGCGCCGTCGTCCTCGCCGACGCCACCGACGCCGATCTGATCGCCGTCGCCGAGGACGAACTGGAAGCGGCCGTACAGATCTTCCACGTCCGCGGCGGACGGGTCCGCGGCCAGCGCGGCTGGGTCACCGACAAGGTCGAGGCGGTCGACACGGCGGGTCTCGTCGAGCACGCGCTCCAGCAGCTGTACGGGGAGCAGATCGGCGACTCCGTTCCCAAGGAGGTGCTCGTTCCCGCCCTCCCGGAGGATCCGCGGGCCACAGAGGCGCTCGGCCAGTGGCTGAGCGAGCGCCGGGGCTCGCAGGTGTCGCTGCGCATCCCGCAGCGCGGTGACAAGAAGGACCTGATGGCGACGGTGGGGCGCAACGCCCAGCAGTCCCTCGTCCTGCACAAGACGAAGCGGGCGAGCGACCTCACGACGCGCTCGCGCGCCCTGGAGGAGATCGCCGCGGCTCTTGGGCTGGACAGTGTGCCGCTGCGTATCGAGTGCTTCGACATCTCGCACCTCCAGGGTGACGACGTCGTCGCCTCGATGGTCGTCTTCGAGGACGGTCTCGCCCGCAAGGGCGAGTACCGCCGCTTCCAGATCAAGGGCTTCGAGGGCCAGGACGACGTCCGCTCCATGCACGAGGTGATCGGCCGGCGCTTCAGGCGCTACCTCGCCGAGAAGGAGCGGACGGGGGAGTGGACGGAGGAGGAAGAGGGGCCCGCCGACCAGGACCCCACCTCAACCGCCGAGTACGGGGAGAACGGAGAGACCGGGGAAGCCGCCGAGACCGGGGAGACCGGCCGGAACGGGCGCTCCGGACCTTCCCTGAAGGACGACGACGGAAGGCCCAGGCGCTTCGCCTACCCGCCCCAGCTCGTCGTCGTCGACGGCGGTCAGCCCCAGGTCGCCGCCGCCAAGCGCGCCATGGACGAGCTGGGCATCGACGACGTCGCCGTCTGCGGCCTCGCCAAGCGCCTCGAAGAGGTCTGGGTGCCCGATGACGACGACCCCGTGGTGCTGCCCCGCTCCAGCGAGGGCCTGTACCTCCTCCAGCGCGTACGCGACGAGGCCCACCGCTTCGCCATCACCTATCAGCGGGCGAAACGGGCGAAACGCATCCGGAGCAGCCCCCTGGACGACGTCCCCGGCCTCGGCGAGACCCGGAAGCAGGCGCTCATCAAGCATTTCGGCTCGGTGAAGAAGCTCCGGCAGGCCACAATCGAGCAGATCTGTGAGGTGCCGGGGCTCGGCCGCAAGACGGCCGAGTCCGTGGCCGTGGCCCTCGCGCAGGCGGCACCCGCCGCGCCCGCTGTGAACACGGCGACAGGAGAGATCATGGAAGACGACGGGGGCAGCACGCATGACTGA
- the rapZ gene encoding RNase adapter RapZ, translating into MTERDRDGVADVSTGEPKEAAEVAAEKAGGKSTGATAGEPAGGPGTTGGPAVPEGSAPEPAIPELVIISGMSGAGRSTAAKCLEDLGWFVVDNLPPALIPTMVELGARSQGNVARIAVVVDVRGRRFFDNLRESLADLDAKQVTRRIVFLESSDEALVRRFESVRRPHPLQGDGRIVDGIEAERDLLRELRGDADLVIDTSSLNVHELRAKMDAQFAGDEEPELRATVMSFGYKYGLPVDADLVVDCRFLPNPHWVPELRPFTGLNEEVSGYVFNQPGAKEFLDRYTELLELIATGYRREGKRYVTVAVGCTGGKHRSVAMSEKLGARLAAEGMETVVVHRDMGRE; encoded by the coding sequence ATGACTGAGCGAGACCGGGACGGAGTGGCGGACGTGAGTACGGGTGAGCCCAAGGAGGCCGCGGAGGTGGCGGCCGAGAAGGCCGGCGGGAAGTCCACCGGGGCGACCGCGGGTGAGCCCGCGGGAGGGCCCGGCACGACGGGCGGCCCGGCCGTCCCCGAAGGGAGCGCCCCCGAGCCCGCCATCCCCGAGCTGGTGATCATCTCCGGCATGTCCGGAGCGGGCCGCAGCACGGCCGCCAAGTGCCTGGAGGACCTCGGCTGGTTCGTCGTGGACAACCTGCCGCCCGCGCTCATCCCCACGATGGTGGAGCTCGGCGCCCGCTCGCAGGGCAACGTGGCGCGGATCGCCGTGGTCGTCGACGTCCGGGGCCGTCGCTTCTTCGACAACCTCCGTGAGTCCCTGGCCGACCTCGACGCCAAGCAGGTGACCCGGCGGATCGTCTTCCTGGAGTCCTCCGACGAGGCCCTGGTCCGCCGCTTCGAGTCCGTACGCCGTCCGCACCCCCTCCAGGGTGACGGCCGGATCGTCGACGGCATCGAGGCCGAGCGCGACCTGCTGCGCGAGCTGCGCGGCGACGCCGACCTGGTGATCGACACCTCCAGCCTCAACGTCCACGAGCTGCGCGCCAAGATGGACGCCCAGTTCGCCGGTGACGAGGAGCCGGAGCTGCGGGCCACCGTCATGTCGTTCGGCTACAAGTACGGCCTGCCCGTCGACGCCGACCTCGTCGTCGACTGCCGCTTCCTGCCGAACCCGCACTGGGTCCCCGAGCTGCGCCCCTTCACCGGTCTCAACGAGGAGGTGTCCGGCTATGTCTTCAACCAGCCGGGTGCCAAGGAGTTCCTCGACCGCTACACGGAGCTGCTGGAGCTGATCGCCACCGGTTACCGCCGCGAGGGCAAGCGCTATGTGACCGTCGCCGTCGGCTGCACCGGCGGCAAGCACCGCTCCGTCGCCATGTCGGAGAAGCTCGGCGCCCGGCTGGCCGCCGAGGGAATGGAGACCGTGGTCGTCCACCGGGACATGGGGCGCGAGTGA